Within Candidatus Methylomirabilota bacterium, the genomic segment GGCCCTCGGGATCGAGGAACTGAAAGAACTGGTCCGAGAAGCCGGGCCCGAGCAGCTCACGGATGGCCCGCTCGACCTCGGAGCCGCCCGCGCCTCGCTCGTCTGTCTCGCGGACGATCTGCGCCACGGCGGCCAGCGAGGCGTCCACCTGCTGGAGCAGGCTCCAGCGGAGCACCGAGTAGGACAGCGCGCTGACCACGGCCAGGATGGCCAGGAGCACCGCCGCGTACCAGAGAGTCAGCCGGGCGCGGAAGGACAGGGGCTTCACGCGTCCACCCTGAGAACGTAGCCGGCGCCGCGCACGGTGTGCAGGAGCCTGGACTCGCCCTCGGCCTGGATGCGGCGCCGGAGATACCCGACGTACACGTCCACGACATTGCTCTCGGGGTCGAAGTCGAGCCCCCAGACATGCTGGGCGAGCATGGACCGCGAGAGCACCCGGCCCGCGCTGCGCATGAAGTACTCGAGCAGCGTGTACTCACGCGCGGTCAGGCTCACGCGTCGCGTTCCGCGGCGCACCTCGCGGGTGGCGGGGTCGAGGGTCAGGTCGCCCACGCGGAGCACCGTGCTCGCGCGTTCCCCGCCACGCCGGAGGAGGGCGCGCACCCTGGCCAGGAGCTCCTCGAAGGCGAAAGGTTTGGTCAGATAGTCGTCGGCGCCCGCATCGAGGCCGGCCACGCGGTCGCTCACGGCATCGCGAGCCGTCAGCATCAGCACGGGCGCCTTTACCCCGTCCGCGCGGAGGGCCCGCAGCACGCTGAAGCCGTCGCGTCTCGGGAGCATGACGTCGAGGACGACGAGGTCCGGGGTAGCTTCGAGCGCGCGCTCGAGGGCGTCTTCGCCGTCGGGGGCCACGTCCACCGTGTGCCCTTCCTCCTCGAGCCCCTTGCGGATGAAGCTCGCGACCTTCCGGTCGTCCTCGACCACGAGGATGCGCATGGGAATCAGTTGACCTCCACGCGCCCGCCGCTGTCAATCGGTCGTGCTATGCTCACGCGGCCGTGACGATCTCGCGCGCGGGGCGCCCGTGCCGGACCTGACCGAGCTCTTCCAGCACATCGGCTACGGGGCGATCTTGGTGGTCGTCCTCCTCGGCAATGCGGGCGTGCCCGCCCCCGAGGAGTCCGTGCTGGTGCTGGGCGGCTATCTCGCCTCGCAGGGACGGCTCCATCTTCCCCTCGTCATCCTCGTCGGCATCGCCAGCGCCAGTGTCGGAGACAATCTGGGCTTCTGGGCCGGGCAATACTATGGCCGGCGGCTCCTCGACCGCCTGCCTCTCTCGGCGGAGAGAAAGACGAAGTACGAGCGGACCATGGTGCGACATGCCGCGTGGGCCGTCTTCGGGGCCCGCTTCATCCCGGGCTTGCGCACGGTGGCGGGTCCCTTGGCCGGGATCGTGGGCGTGACGCACATGAAGTTCTTCATCGCAAATCTGCTGGGGGCCATCGTCTATGTCCCCTGCCCCGTCCTCGCCGGCTATGGAATCGGCTATGGCCTGGGCGAGCACATCGAGAAGCTCCGCAGGCTGACGGGCGACTTCGAGCGCGTGGCCGTGGTGGCCGTGCTCGTCGCGCTCGTCCTGGTGTGGATCAGGTGGCAGCGTCGCGCCGGGCGGCGGCCAGCCGCCGGCTGAGCTCGGCCACGAATGCGTCGGGCCGCTCCGGCGAGAGCGCGATCAATCCGCCCGCCGTACGCAGCCACACGAGGTCCACGGTATTGGCGATGAAGAGGTAGTGGCGGCCCGTGCGCGGATTCCAGCGGAGCCCGTGGGCGCCGAAGAGGCCGTTGAGGCCGACTCCGCCGAGCCCGCCCACCGCGCGCGGCTGCCGATCGACCTCACCGATGGCGGCATAGGGGACCACGCGCCGCAGCCACCGCCGCTCCAGCCCCACGCCTTCCTCGTCCAGCGTATAGCCGGCCGGCGCCATGCCCTGGATCATCCACAGCGCACCCAGGAAAGGCAGGGGCAGGATGACGAAGAGCGGATCTCCGCTCGTGGCCAGCAGCAGAACGCTGAGGGCAAAGGGCCCGCCAAAGCCAACGCCGATGCCGCCGACTCCGGCCAGCCAGCGCTGGCGCGTGCCCAGGACGGCGGGAAAGAACTCGTCGCTCACGCGGGCTCCCCGAATGCTTCTCGTATATTCCGGGTGTGCGATTTCGTGCGCCTCCAGAAATCGGTGCGGCGTTTCCTCGTCCACAATCTCGCCGGACGTCGGCGCATCATCGTTTCGATCAATGCGATTGACGCCTTACCGTCCCACGCTCGCGGGCCGAATGCAATTGCCGCGATCTATCCACTGCGATCGATGATCACGCTGGTGAATGTACGCGGATAGATACACCAAAAGTCACAGTCCTGCGCTTTTTCGCTTGACAGCTTCGTCGGGGCGATTCGTTGATGCGGCGGCAGCCCTGCCTAGTGTCGGCCCTGCGACAGGCACGGGCTCACCGGTCCACGGTCGGATGCGACCGAAGCAAAAATCATCTCTCGTCCGAGATCGCCCGCCACGGACGCTTCCCGGGGGCTCAAAAATCAGGGGGTACAGTTGTCTCAGCAGAAGGAGGGCTTGCCATGCAGATCGATTCGCCAGCTGTGCTTGC encodes:
- a CDS encoding response regulator transcription factor, whose product is MRILVVEDDRKVASFIRKGLEEEGHTVDVAPDGEDALERALEATPDLVVLDVMLPRRDGFSVLRALRADGVKAPVLMLTARDAVSDRVAGLDAGADDYLTKPFAFEELLARVRALLRRGGERASTVLRVGDLTLDPATREVRRGTRRVSLTAREYTLLEYFMRSAGRVLSRSMLAQHVWGLDFDPESNVVDVYVGYLRRRIQAEGESRLLHTVRGAGYVLRVDA
- a CDS encoding PH domain-containing protein, with product MSDEFFPAVLGTRQRWLAGVGGIGVGFGGPFALSVLLLATSGDPLFVILPLPFLGALWMIQGMAPAGYTLDEEGVGLERRWLRRVVPYAAIGEVDRQPRAVGGLGGVGLNGLFGAHGLRWNPRTGRHYLFIANTVDLVWLRTAGGLIALSPERPDAFVAELSRRLAAARRDAAT
- a CDS encoding DedA family protein, translated to MLCSRGRDDLARGAPVPDLTELFQHIGYGAILVVVLLGNAGVPAPEESVLVLGGYLASQGRLHLPLVILVGIASASVGDNLGFWAGQYYGRRLLDRLPLSAERKTKYERTMVRHAAWAVFGARFIPGLRTVAGPLAGIVGVTHMKFFIANLLGAIVYVPCPVLAGYGIGYGLGEHIEKLRRLTGDFERVAVVAVLVALVLVWIRWQRRAGRRPAAG